The following coding sequences are from one Culex pipiens pallens isolate TS unplaced genomic scaffold, TS_CPP_V2 Cpp_Un0009, whole genome shotgun sequence window:
- the LOC120424576 gene encoding interaptin-like translates to MSDLEEIGDMSNFDAWLEKDFLSKISRLETECEDAREKIKTLDKDLRKKTIECDILRAKVGKLETVPSNNAASNEKIENLEKELKRKTMELDILRSKLSNSETKTEGSNDLVERVKQLEKELKKRIIENGILRGKLTDIETEPPTPEAQEKLDELVRGLQRTESVVMKEKIKELEGDHEVSERTGELERELKKKSIESDILRSKLKQFENSPGSNTDSNDRIRELEKQVRKYQIEADILRGKVTSMESDAANRDEDESNDKIEELEKGLQRSTTEGNMLRAKMRMFETDATAAHDSSSEKIEELKRGLKKSTTESHILRSKLSEMENKQTASGASSYKIENLEQELKKKVIENDILRSKVEQLERVPLADSPANAKVEELQKEVRKLKIENDILRSKLNTAEEEPSDSQESTDRISELENSLKKRSIETDILRAKVVQLECELSPSKNFNERIEDLESEMKKKLLENDILKSKVSQLESEVLKHQFEGNKKGETQEIKKLKEKHEEVLTKAKELLFERTKTVKTQEMQIKALQNQIENIKEVVTITKDMLNIRNMEHEQLQTRFENIDTRMQAEREQQTLLEKKLAASLKAYNDLKDEYTKQVELFKTVQLAGSKQKK, encoded by the exons atgtCGGACCTCGAGGAAATCGGTGACATGAGCAATTTCGATGCCTGGCTGGAGAAGGACTTCCTGAGCAAGATTAGCCGGCTGGAGACGGAGTGCGAGGACGCGCGGGAAAAGATCAAAACGCTGGACAAGGATCTGCGCAAGAAGACGATCGAGTGTGACATTTTGAGGGCGAAGGTGGGTAAGCTGGAGACGGTTCCGTCGAACAATGCGGCGTCCAACGAGAAGATCGAGAACCTGGAGAAGGAGCTGAAGCGGAAGACGATGGAGCTGGACATTTTGCGGTCGAAGTTGTCGAACTCCGAGACTAAAACAGAGGGATCGAACGATCTGGTGGAGCGGGTGAAGCAGCTGGAGAAGGAGCTGAAGAAGCGAATCATCGAGAACGGTATTCTGCGCGGAAAGCTTACGGACATTGAGACGGAACCGCCCACACCGGAAGCGCAGGAAAAGCTCGACGAGCTGGTGCGGGGTCTGCAGCGAACCGAGAGTGTGGTGATGAAGGAGAAGATCAAGGAGTTGGAGGGAGACCACGAGGTTTCGGAGCGAACGGGCGAACTCGAGCGGGAGCTCAAGAAGAAGAGCATCGAGAGTGACATCCTGCGGTCGAAGCTGAAGCAGTTTGAGAACTCtcccggttcgaacacggactCGAACGATCGGATTAGGGAGTTGGAGAAGCAGGTGCGGAAGTACCAGATTGAGGCTGATATCCTGAGGGGCAAGGTCACCTCGATGGAGAGCGACGCAGCCAATCGGGATGAGGATGAGTCAAACGATAAAATCGAGGAGCTGGAGAAGGGACTGCAGCGAAGCACCACCGAAGGAAACATGCTACGGGCCAAGATGAGGATGTTTGAGACTGACGCTACGGCTGCCCACGATTCGAGCAGCGAGAAGATCGAGGAGCTGAAACGTGGACTGAAGAAAAGCACAACCGAGAGCCACATCTTGCGCTCGAAGCTGTCCGAGATGGAGAACAAGCAGACCGCAAGCGGTGCCAGCTCGTACAAAATCGAAAACCTCGAGCAGGAGCTCAAGAAGAAGGTCATCGAGAATGACATTCTGCGATCGAAGGTCGAACAGCTGGAGCGAGTTCCGCTGGCGGACAGCCCCGCAAACGCCAAGGTCGAAGAGCTCCAGAAAGAGGTGCGCAAGCTGAAGATCGAGAATGACATACTGCGATCGAAGCTGAACACAGCGGAAGAGGAACCGAGCGATTCGCAGGAATCCACCGATCGCATCTCCGAGCTGGAGAACTCGCTCAAGAAGCGCTCCATCGAGACTGACATTCTGCGGGCCAAGGTCGTCCAGCTGGAGTGCGAACTATCCCCAAGCAAAAACTTCAACGAGCGCATCGAAGACCTCGAAAGCGAGATGAAGAAGAAGCTGCTCGAGAACGACATCCTCAAGTCCAAAGTCTCCCAGCTGGAAAGCGAGGTACTCAAGCACCAGTTCGAAGGAAACAAGAAGGGTGAAACCCAAGAAATTAAGAAGCTCAAAGAAAAGCACGAGGAGGTGCTCACCAAGGCGAAGGAACTGCTCTTCGAGCGCACCAAAACCGTCAAAACGCAAGAGATGCAAATCAAAGCGCTCCAGAACCAGATCGAAAACATCAAGGAGGTCGTCACCATCACCAAGGACATGCTGAACATCCGGAACATGGAGCACGAGCAGCTGCAGACGCGCTTCGAGAACATCGACACCCGGATGCAAGCGGAGCGGGAACAGCAAACGCTGCTGGAGAAAAAGCTGGCGGCCTCGCTCAAAGCGTACAACGATCTGAAGGACGAGTACACGAAGCAGGTGGAACTGTTCAAG ACGGTGCAACTAGCTGGCTCGAAACAAAAGAAATAG
- the LOC120426406 gene encoding retinol-binding protein pinta-like produces the protein MVNLAIRPVPEPLCKKARAELNEQPERIQEDIALLRQWIAKSPHLRSRIDDQFLVAFLRGCKYSLERAKEKLDMFYTVRTMSPELIRTRDPLDPKTREIIRMGVGVPLPLTDGPDAPRVLLIRPAAYDPPRTTIEEVIRVSTMANDIMMLEDDNFVIAGQVGILDLSNVTMNHFLQFTPSFVKKMTMMSQEASPLRQKGFHYINTPSGFEVVFNMFKNFMSEKNKSRLYVHGHDLESLYKHVPRRLLPMEYGGEAGPIQNIIDKWEQKIIAYRDYFLEEDQYGTDEKKRPGRPKNAQTLFGVEGSFRKLEVD, from the exons ATGGTCAACCTTGCCATACGTCCGGTTCCGGAGCCGCTCTGCAAGAAGGCTCGTGCTGAACTCAACGAACAACCCGAACGCATTCAGGAAGACATCGCACTTCTGCGACAATGGATTGCGAAGAGTCCCCACCTGCGATCGCGCATCGACGATCAGTTTTTGGTGGCGTTCTTGAGGGGTTGCAAGTACAGTCTGGAGCGGGCCAAGGAAAAGTTGGATATGTTTTACACGGTGAGGACCATGTCCCCGGAGCTGATTCGGACGCGTGACCCGCTGGATCCTAAAACTCGGGAAATTATTAGGATGGGGGTCGGTGTTCCGTTGCCCTTGACGGATGGTCCTGATGCGCCGCGAGTTCTATTGATCCGTCCGGCAGCTTACGATCCACCGAGGACCACCATTGAGGAGGTTATTCGAGTTAGCACCATGGCGAACGACATTATGATGCTCGAAGATGACAACTTTGTGATAGCCGGACAGGTTGGTATCCTGGATCTGTCAAACGTTACCATGAACCACTTTCTCCAGTTTACACCTTCGTTCGTGAAGAAGATGACCATGATGAGCCAGGAGGCTTCTCCGTTGAGACAGAAAGGCTTTCACTACATCAACACTCCCAGCGGCTTTGAGGTGGTGTTCAACATGTTCAAAAACTTTATGAGCGAAAAGAACAAGTCCAGG CTCTACGTCCACGGCCACGACCTGGAGTCCCTGTACAAACACGTACCTCGACGGCTTCTTCCGATGGAGTACGGTGGCGAAGCCGGTCCGATACAGAACATTATCGACAAGTGGGAGCAGAAGATCATCGCCTACAGGGACTACTTTCTCGAGGAGGACCAGTACGGTACGGACGAGAAGAAGCGACCGGGCCGACCCAAGAACGCTCAGACGCTGTTTGGCGTTGAGGGATCTTTTCGGAAACTCGAAGTGGACTGA
- the LOC120426421 gene encoding neuropeptide Y receptor type 2-like gives MNSSFAAAERIIQYESDENQTSMNVSIYDYPREIWVTLPPWEMLVKTIAFLPVISFGIFGNIALLCIVGTIRALKTPTNVLIANLAVVDLATLIVCPMMFMVHDFYQNYVMGAIGCKMEGFLEGSLLITSVLCLCAISYDRLTAIVFPKKSKLTFRGVWALIACTWIIGVLLALPLTIYRNYKERPWKNYLETFCAENTSFLPPYWHVLIGALVWFPLSVMIFCYSMIFLKLDRYERRVKQREHPIAVSYRKKVARSLFIVLVVFILLRVPFTTLVFIRYNRFVNENTSQIGKDFVILWYVSHYLIFLNAAVNPLIYGLTNDNFRKAYNKTRIWKCFWHSKTLKKLEPKREPVIMTIGQLQPRGPCGSEKLGDLSGWVIPAKPNNLNSPTEESRETKTSQLKPTTEDAQTKSNSVKVTSFYGCNLVLGDQCQNREVKPPSTLFI, from the exons ATGAACTCATCATTCGCGGCAGCGGAAAGAATAATTCAATATGAGAGCGATGAAAACCAGACATCG ATGAACGTCAGCATCTACGACTACCCGCGGGAGATTTGGGTGACGCTCCCGCCCTGGGAAATGCTGGTGAAAACTATCGCCTTCCTGCCGGTGATATCGTTTGGGATATTCGGAAACATCGCCCTGCTGTGCATAGTCGGGACGATCCGCGCCCTGAAGACGCCCACGAACGTGCTGATTGCCAACTTGGCCGTGGTTGATCTGGCCACGCTGATCGTTTGCCCGATGATGTTCATGGTGCATGATTTCTACCAGAATTACGTGATGGGAGCGATAGGTTGCAAGATGGAGGGGTTTTTGGAAG GATCTCTACTGATCACTTCGGTCCTGTGTCTATGTGCGATCAGCTACGATCGCCTGACCGCCATCGTATTTCCGAAGAAGTCCAAGCTAACCTTTCGAGGTGTTTGGGCGTTGATAGCGTGCACATGGATCATCGGGGTTCTGCTAGCCCTTCCGTTGACTATCTACCGAAACTACAAGGAACGTCCGTGGAAGAACTACCTGGAGACGTTTTGTGCGGAGAATACCAGCTTTCTTCCACCGTACTGGCACGTGCTGATCGGTGCACTGGTTTGGTTTCCCCTTTCGGTGATGATCTTCTGCTACAGCATGATATTCCTCAAGCTGGATCGTTACGAGCGAAGAGTGAAGCAACGGGAACATCCCATTGCGGTGTCCTACCGGAAGAAGGTCGCTCGATCTTTGTTCATAGTGCTGGTTGTGTTTATTCTACTGAGGGTGCCATTTACAACGTTGGTTTTTATTCGATACAATCGATTCGTGAATGAAAATACCAGCCAGATTGGGAAGGATTTCGTGATTCTGTGGTATGTGTCGCACTATCTGATATTTTTGAACGCTGCAGTGAATCCATTGATTTATGGTTTGACGAATGATAACTTCCGGAAGGCTTACAATAAGACGAGGATCTGGAAATGCTTCTGGCACAGCAAAACGTTGAAGAAG CTCGAACCGAAACGCGAACCAGTGATCATGACCATCGGCCAGCTTCAACCTCGTGGTCCCTGCGGCAGTGAAAAGCTCGGTGACCTGTCGGGCTGGGTAATTCCAGCAAAACCAAACAATCTCAACTCCCCAACGGAAGAATCACGCGAAACCAAAACGTCCCAGCTGAAACCTACCACCGAAGATGCGCAGACCAAGTCCAACTCCGTCAAAGTGACGTCATTCTACGGTTGTAATCTAGTTTTGGGTGATCAATGTCAGAACAGAGAAGTTAAACCACCTTCGACGTTGTTTATTTAG
- the LOC120426413 gene encoding muscarinic acetylcholine receptor M3-like isoform X1 codes for MKTGFSLQSADAALVRIPAPRFLWAMPVAINTSLYAYPAEIWEQIPDKDIIIKLTILIPIVLFGILGNVVLLEIIFSNRSLRTATHLLIANLALIDLVTLLLCPPMFLLHDIHQSYVLGSVGCKLEGFIEGGLLITSVLALCVVSYDRLAAIVLPSKARLKNTSVAVATGLCWLVGFAAALPFAIYRNYRERNWSNFHETFCAEDRQVMPLYWDLIVVLLVWLPLGVMLVTYSAILCKLDHYERSALNREHPMVVRYKSRVAKTLFVVLMSFVVVRIPFTIMIMVYYKDVNDGNTFEVSEGFVMVWWFAKVAFIFLYSAVNPVIYGMTNRTFRKAFKSSRILSMICRFEEKQNPDKPPKGRILTFSRKMLWPREPCVDDQNNEEKFLNRVQGKSRYVPNWLNSTIRIKDRNRSVTKGDSKSPDGNGTKSSNETAQN; via the exons ATGAAAACCGGCTTCAGCTTGCAGTCGGCCGATGCAGCACTAGTCCGAATACCGGCCCCGCGATTTTTATGGGCCATGCCAGTGGCG ataaacaCTTCCTTGTACGCGTACCCTGCCGAAATCTGGGAGCAGATTCCGGACAAAGACATCATCATTAAGTTGACCATTCTGATCCCGATCGTGCTGTTTGGGATTCTTGGAAATGTTGTCCTGCTGGAGATCATCTTCTCGAATCGATCGCTGCGTACCGCAACCCATCTGTTGATCGCCAACCTGGCGCTGATCGATCTCGTAACGCTGTTGCTGTGTCCGCCGATGTTCTTGCTGCACGATATCCACCAGAGTTACGTACTCGGCTCGGTGGGTTGCAAGTTGGAGGGGTTCATCGAGG GTGGCCTGCTAATCACGTCCGTTTTGGCACTGTGCGTCGTCAGCTACGACCGGTTGGCGGCGATCGTACTGCCGTCCAAGGCTCGCCTCAAGAATACCAGTGTAGCGGTGGCAACTGGTCTCTGCTGGTTGGTGGGATTCGCTGCGGCCCTTCCGTTTGCGATCTACAGGAATTATCGCGAACGCAACTGGAGCAACTTTCACGAAACGTTTTGCGCTGAAGATCGTCAAGTTATGCCACTTTATTGGGATTTGATCGTGGTGTTGCTGGTTTGGTTGCCGTTGGGGGTGATGCTGGTGACTTACAGTGCCATTCTGTGCAAGCTGGACCACTATGAGAGGAGTGCGTTGAATCGGGAGCATCCGATGGTTGTGAGGTACAAGAGTCGAGTGGCCAAAACGCTTTTTGTAGTGCTGATGTCCTTCGTTGTGGTGAGGATTCCCTTTACGATTATGATTATGGTGTACTACAAGGACGTTAACGATGGAAATACTTTTGAG gTCAGTGAAGGCTTCGTTATGGTGTGGTGGTTTGCCAAGGTTGCCTTCATCTTTCTGTACTCGGCAGTGAATCCGGTTATTTATGGGATGACGAATCGAACCTTCCGGAAGGCGTTCAAGAGTTCCAGAATTCTCAGCATGATTTGTCGGTTTGAAGAAAAACAG AACCCCGACAAGCCACCCAAAGGGCGAATATTGACATTTTCGCGAAAAATGCTCTGGCCTCGAGAGCCTTGCGTTGACGATCAAAATAATGAGGAAAAGTTTTTGAACCGAGTCCAAGGTAAATCAAG ATATGTGCCTAATTGGCTGAATTCCACTATTCGCATCAAAGATCGAAATCGTAGTGTTACAAAGGGTGACAGTAAATCTCCGGATGGAAATGGTACAAAGTCTTCTAACGAGACAGCACAAAATTAA
- the LOC120426413 gene encoding muscarinic acetylcholine receptor M3-like isoform X2, whose translation MGHASGGKINTSLYAYPAEIWEQIPDKDIIIKLTILIPIVLFGILGNVVLLEIIFSNRSLRTATHLLIANLALIDLVTLLLCPPMFLLHDIHQSYVLGSVGCKLEGFIEGGLLITSVLALCVVSYDRLAAIVLPSKARLKNTSVAVATGLCWLVGFAAALPFAIYRNYRERNWSNFHETFCAEDRQVMPLYWDLIVVLLVWLPLGVMLVTYSAILCKLDHYERSALNREHPMVVRYKSRVAKTLFVVLMSFVVVRIPFTIMIMVYYKDVNDGNTFEVSEGFVMVWWFAKVAFIFLYSAVNPVIYGMTNRTFRKAFKSSRILSMICRFEEKQNPDKPPKGRILTFSRKMLWPREPCVDDQNNEEKFLNRVQGKSRYVPNWLNSTIRIKDRNRSVTKGDSKSPDGNGTKSSNETAQN comes from the exons ATGGGCCATGCCAGTGGCGGTAAG ataaacaCTTCCTTGTACGCGTACCCTGCCGAAATCTGGGAGCAGATTCCGGACAAAGACATCATCATTAAGTTGACCATTCTGATCCCGATCGTGCTGTTTGGGATTCTTGGAAATGTTGTCCTGCTGGAGATCATCTTCTCGAATCGATCGCTGCGTACCGCAACCCATCTGTTGATCGCCAACCTGGCGCTGATCGATCTCGTAACGCTGTTGCTGTGTCCGCCGATGTTCTTGCTGCACGATATCCACCAGAGTTACGTACTCGGCTCGGTGGGTTGCAAGTTGGAGGGGTTCATCGAGG GTGGCCTGCTAATCACGTCCGTTTTGGCACTGTGCGTCGTCAGCTACGACCGGTTGGCGGCGATCGTACTGCCGTCCAAGGCTCGCCTCAAGAATACCAGTGTAGCGGTGGCAACTGGTCTCTGCTGGTTGGTGGGATTCGCTGCGGCCCTTCCGTTTGCGATCTACAGGAATTATCGCGAACGCAACTGGAGCAACTTTCACGAAACGTTTTGCGCTGAAGATCGTCAAGTTATGCCACTTTATTGGGATTTGATCGTGGTGTTGCTGGTTTGGTTGCCGTTGGGGGTGATGCTGGTGACTTACAGTGCCATTCTGTGCAAGCTGGACCACTATGAGAGGAGTGCGTTGAATCGGGAGCATCCGATGGTTGTGAGGTACAAGAGTCGAGTGGCCAAAACGCTTTTTGTAGTGCTGATGTCCTTCGTTGTGGTGAGGATTCCCTTTACGATTATGATTATGGTGTACTACAAGGACGTTAACGATGGAAATACTTTTGAG gTCAGTGAAGGCTTCGTTATGGTGTGGTGGTTTGCCAAGGTTGCCTTCATCTTTCTGTACTCGGCAGTGAATCCGGTTATTTATGGGATGACGAATCGAACCTTCCGGAAGGCGTTCAAGAGTTCCAGAATTCTCAGCATGATTTGTCGGTTTGAAGAAAAACAG AACCCCGACAAGCCACCCAAAGGGCGAATATTGACATTTTCGCGAAAAATGCTCTGGCCTCGAGAGCCTTGCGTTGACGATCAAAATAATGAGGAAAAGTTTTTGAACCGAGTCCAAGGTAAATCAAG ATATGTGCCTAATTGGCTGAATTCCACTATTCGCATCAAAGATCGAAATCGTAGTGTTACAAAGGGTGACAGTAAATCTCCGGATGGAAATGGTACAAAGTCTTCTAACGAGACAGCACAAAATTAA